The Buchnera aphidicola str. APS (Acyrthosiphon pisum) genome has a segment encoding these proteins:
- the rplY gene encoding 50S ribosomal protein L25 — protein MLTLQAETRKEKGTGFSRRLRIHNKFPAVLYGVKKTEILLILDHNTTFNLQKKIEFYKENLLLCVQDKKYKVKVQAIQRHSFKSKLLHIDFLYVE, from the coding sequence ATGTTAACACTTCAAGCAGAAACAAGAAAAGAAAAAGGTACTGGATTTAGTAGACGACTACGTATTCATAATAAATTTCCAGCAGTCTTATATGGAGTCAAAAAAACTGAAATTTTACTTATATTAGATCATAACACCACCTTTAATTTACAAAAAAAGATAGAATTTTATAAAGAAAATTTGCTATTGTGTGTTCAGGATAAAAAATATAAAGTTAAAGTGCAAGCCATTCAGCGACATTCGTTTAAATCAAAATTATTACATATTGATTTTTTGTATGTCGAATAG